From the Acipenser ruthenus chromosome 5, fAciRut3.2 maternal haplotype, whole genome shotgun sequence genome, the window TGGGAAACATCTGGTTCCAATAGAATGAGGGACCTGCCTGTAGTTaggcttttggtttgtttgttttatttcattccaGTATTGATATTTTATGTGTGTGAATAAAAGTGTGCGAAAGTGCTCAACTTGCAGTTTTGATGTCTGAGTAAAGTATTTCAAGGGTGCAGATCAGCCTTGTCCGGGACgcttatatatacagtgcctatagtaagtattcactccccttggacgttttcacagatTGTTGTgagaaatcttgatgcatttaaatgggatttacacaacctactcaacatttacaatgtgtgaaaaaaatgggggggtgaaaaattaaatcaattaaaaataaaaacctgaaaagtcttcattacataagtattcaccccctttgctatgacactcctaaataagcttgggtgcaaccaattgccttcagaattcagtccatctgtgtgcaataaaagtggttcacatgatttcagattaaatacacctgtctctgtaaggtcccacagttgggtagtgcattcaaagcaaatatactaccatgaagaccaaggagcttacaaaacaactctgggataaagttgtggaaaggcacataTCAGGGGAGAGgtacaaaaagatttcaaaggcattgaatatcccttggtgCACAGTCAAGTCGAATCATTAAGTGGAAGGTATACAGCACCACccagcaggccgtcctcccaaactgagcagccaggtaagaagggcattggtcagagaagccagcaagaggccaatgacaactctgaaagacctacagcgttccatggctgagatggaagaaactgtttATGTGTCAacagctcaggtactccacagatctggcctgtatggagtggcaagaaggaagccatttctgaaaaaagcccatgtaaaatcctgcttggaatttgcaaaaaggcatatgggagactctgaaaagatgtggcaaaatattctatggtccgatgaaacaaaaattgaactatctGGCCTAAATGCAATGAGTTATgtctggcacaaacccaacacaacaCACCACCCAGGTAACATtgtccctactgtgaagcatggtggtagtagcatcatgctatggggatgcttttcatcggtagggattgggaagcttgtcagggtagagggcaaaattgatagagctaaatacaggcaaatccttgaggaaaacctgcttcattCTGCAAGAGACcgaagactgggacggagattcacctttcagcaggacaatgaccccaagcacacagccaaagcgacactggagtggcttaaaaacaagaaagtgaatgtcctagagtggcccagtcaaagcccggacttgaatccgattgagaatctgtggcaagacttgaagattgctgtccacaaacgatccccatccaacttgacagagcttgaacaattttgtcaAGAAGAatggcgaatattgcacgatctagatgtgcaaacctggtagagacttgccCCAAAAGACtcatagctgtaattgctgccaaaggtggttctaccaggtattgactcaggggggtgaatacttatctaaccaagacatttcaggttttttttatttttcattaactgtttcacaataaaaattctcttcagtgttgagtaggttgtgtaaacaaaaggaaaaaaaatcctatttaaatgcatcaagatttcaggttgtaacacaacaaactgaaaacatccaagggggatgaatacttactataggcactgtatatattttcctGTTCTATGAAGAACTTCTCAGAATGCACACCTGCAGCAGTGAGTGCTGGGCTCCCACAATACTCCTCAGGTTTCTCGACCCTCCATCCTCTGGAAGCTTTATCCTTCTGGAATCAAAACAGAAACCCCATTAAGTGTTTTAAACTTCACAAATGCAAGggttccttttttattattggaaTTAAAAAGGTGTAATCAGCAAGGTTTCAATGTCATTGCCACAACACATTCACTTCACATGTTACAGGTCCCCCTAGCTTCCCATGTGCAGCATGGAATGTGGGCTCATGTGAGCTCCCATTACTGCAGCACAAAGTAAACCTATAGGGCCGTATTTCTAAAGCATGTTTACCAGGCTTTTGTCAAAACGTCGCCTGGTATTTGTAAAATGACTTAACCTAGCTTTGCATGGTTAACTGTGAAAGATAGGCACAGTTTGGCTGTGCATATGCAGATACAAGTAGGCTATATAGGTATTGGTTGCCTGCTCCTGTTGTCACATTGCTTAAAAAGGTAGCTCACTGCTTTCAGTCACATTAAGAATCTGAAATGAAATCAACGGAAGGCTGTAGCCTATTCTTTTAGACACCATGCAAACCAAAGGATCAAGGACCTTTAAAAGCGAAGACATTTTACTTATTGCGGACAAATCCTGGGCTaaagtttacatttttgtaattgtaaacaaaTTAGGCAGGTGTTAAATAGTTACTGAATTTATtgcttactaaaaaaaaaaaataataatgatcttaAACCAATCAAGCTGgcagtgcatttgtaaaataGACAAAGGAATACAGCAACATTATGCCAACTATGCAGAGCTCTGGGAAAGACTCTGAATACCTGACAGAACCTCTGCAGGTTTGGGTCTCATTTTGCACCTTCATATTGCATATTGGGAAGGGGGTTTGAGTCATTGAACCCCGGATCTAGGGTTAAACTTGGGAAGGAGACCATTGGCATCTCAGTTGTTTTTGTGTACATATTTGTAACCCTACCTCATTGGAATGTAGCTGTGTGGAAGACTGTGTGGATTTCCAGTGGTGCGAGTCTCCATTCACAGTAGggggaggcagggaggccaggGGGAGTTTGAAGAGGTGTCTCTCTTTCAGCAGCTCTCCTGCATCCAGTGTTCTACAGCACAATGGAGCAGTCCATAAATATAATAACTACACAGCTCAGGGCATTGAATAATAGGAGATAGACATGATCATGTAAATAATTTAATTGAGGGAAAACCCAGAACTTGTGTGTTGCTAACCCTGATGCTACTTTAAAATCTTTGTTACGATTACGACACTTCTAGCTGAAAGCAGTCCAGGTAAGAGGATTATTCAGTTCCAGCTCACCTGCTCCTCTCGTGCTTGTCCTGTGCTCTGCAGCAGACCGCCACCTGCTGTTCCTGACGACCTGTTCGGAGCACCCTCAGCTCCGCTTCTATTTCCTGGTAGGCTGCTTTGAGCATGACCTGTTCTGACACCGTTTCCTCATGCGATACCTTAAGAGCATCAAACTCTTTCTCCGTCTCCTGATGCAATAGCCTAAGAGCACTCAGCTCTGCCTCAGTCTCCTGTAATCTTGTTCCGAGCACGCTCAGTTCATCCTCTGCCTCCGATTTCAACCTGTCTGCAACAGACACTGCCACCTGCAGGTCAGCCTGGAACTGACTCCACTCTTCCGAGTCCACCTGGTATTGCAGTTAACACAGTTAGGGAAGTCTAGACTCACAGATGGACATAATtaattccaattaaaaaaatgtcctcAATAGTAAGATTTAGGCCTGCATGTGCCCTGTCTGTTTGCTGAGCTGGATATGAGCAAATTTATTTGCACACGTGACAAGGACATGTTGATTTCAATGACAGTGTTTGCACTGTCTGGTTGAGGGCAGGGTGGAGCCTGCACATCCTGGTGTGGATCTAAATTGGTCAGTCTTTGTTCCAGTAATTCTCACCCACTCCCTGAACTGTATAGTATTTCAATCCAAGAAGTCCTATACACTACAGCACAACATTAAATCATTGGGTTTTTATTTTAAGACCTATATCTGCCTCAAACATGTATAAAAGCACATGAGGTGGCAATACTATTTGCTGTACCTAAACTTGGCCAGTTTTAGGTATAAACGAAATAGGCTTCAATCAATCTAATGTGACTATTTTAGTGTTTCCAAAGGAGGTATTCCACCCAGCTGCTGCCAAGATGAAAAACAAGGTTTACAGATGCAAGTTTAAACAATAGTCTTCTAGTGTGGCATGGTCCCCTCTTTTGAGACAAGGATTCAACTCACTTTCATCTTCTcctttaaactttttatttcagTCAGCAAGTCTTCTTTTTCCATATGCAAGCACCTCACAGActctacaaaaacacacacacacattttattgtattcttatatAATCTCTCTCTGCACCCTGACCCCCGCTCGCACAGGATAGTATGGACATACTGAGGTACGCTGTTTCCCTGCTCACACACTACATATAAAacactacattattttttttttaaaaaagaaaacttgcaTATACCATTTTGTGCTAGTCAATTTTGTCTCAAAGGCAGTTCTGCCTCTGGGCCAGATTTAATACAAGAGCTCAGATACAATAACAGTCTAGAATCGctaatcaaattgtgattaaatatTTCATACTATGCTGTACTGCTGATATGACATTTTCATCACACTGCTAGCTCTAACTTAGAATATCCAGCCACGGAAGGGAATGTATTGtccttaataatattattattatttcagttaaaaaaaaaaaaaaaatggcaacacatccttttgaaattaaaaaaggcagagaatgaatgtatttttaatgatccTAAAAGAAACTTATTATGAAAGCATGTATTCTTCATGTTAAGCATTGTAGTGCTTTACAGGGCAGCGACATGACTACTTTACCAAGGCTGTTGTCTTTTCAAAGTGCACAAAATCCTatctgttttaaaagcagtgtattacacagacagCTTTACCCCAGACATGCAAAGCtttggacaaaagttttgcattacctggaattttaagattgagagattaaaaataaaataaaaaatgtatttaacatcaaaaactacaaaacgatacCACAAAAGTCTATTGGAAGccctaatagtagtacagtatttcattaacataacataacttttcattcgactatgaagctaaattagttctaCAATCTGGATGTTATAGAAGGTCAAACATTGCCATACGTATCACATTGTTGTGTTATTACcatttattattacaaaataatggCTGCTCCCCCTTCACTGACTGCGCTGTTGAACTCCAGCAAGACTTCACTTTCACAACCTGCAGTCGTACTTACCACTGTCAGTAGCAGTTGCAGAGTCACTCTGAGTCCCACACTCAGAACAGCGGAGTCTATCCTTGGTCTCCTTCACAAACCCCTCCAGGTCATCTGGTGAATCTGCTACTGTGCTGTCCTGCTCGGCTGAATGATCCAGGCCACTGTCCTTCTCACCCCAGTGCACCGGACTGCAGTCTTTTTGATCACGTTGTGGCTCAGAGACTGTCTCTGGGGATGGAGGCGAGCTGCAGTGTCTCTGTGCGGAGTGTGCTGGGCTTAAATACCCAGAGTCCTTGATGGCTGAAGTGCATCTCACATGATGGATGGTGGCATTGTCTGGCTGGATATCCCAGTTCGCAGTCTGTACTGGTTTTCCCTCCTCCTTGTAGCGTCTTGTGCTGTCCAACACCACCAAGTTTTCCTGGCTCCTGGAGAGATCCTCACTGGGCAGGTCCTGTCCAAGTGTCACAGGTAGAGAAACTTTTCTTCTATCACTGCTCCTGTCAGCAGACCAATCCTCACCTGTGTCCATGGTGACATTGTCCTCAGAATAACTCCTGTCTGGCTTGCCTGGTACTGCAGGAGTGGAGTGTGGTGGGGGGCTGAGCGCTGCCCTGTCTGGGGAGGTATGAGATTGAGGCATATAGGAGAAGGGAAGAACAGGACCCTGTCCCTCGTGAGGCATGTAGGACACATGATCAACAGGACCCTGTCCCCCAGTCTGCTGATCGGTCTCTGCAGAAACAAGAAGCACACACGCAGGCCAGTAATTAGCTTACTTATTCAATTAAAATTCTCAATCATAGATTCTTTGGTTAAACTTTTTTTCAAGTACACATCCTAGtgtgaaaattaaaataaaaacactttaaaatcatgccaatgggggggggggggggggagagatagTGTTTGAAACCTGGTTACTAAATTGAGCTACTCTGTCACAGGACACTTTCATATTTTGGCAGATCTCATTGGGGATTTTCTGgttttgtatttgaaaaacaaCGATAAATGTATCTTCTCCCAGCCCACGCATGTCTGTCTGAGTGCAGGCCCCAGTCCTGAGCAGAATGACCGCAACGAATGATGTTTAAACTGGTTCTGTCACAGCAGTAATCCTGGCACATTCCTATCATACCTCCCCACCCTCTCTCCCTACGTCACAACCAGGGCCAGCCCAATCTCACACCAATGTCATATTCTGTTGCTACCAGGCCCTTAAATTTGCAATCACTTTCTTTCAAGTTAGTCAAAATTAAATGTGGATAAATGAACcacttgtacaaaaaaaaaaaaaagaattttaaaaCGTTACTACAACATGTaactgtcacatttttttttctgatagaaTGGtacaatgtatatttaaataactcaCAAGACCAATTACTTTACTAAAGGAAACATTTGTCTATAGCCGTACTTTGAGGCAAATCTAGAGTATTGCCAAATGTTGGCAGTCCTTTTTACACAGATCAAAGCGGTACAGAACattcagtgttatatatatataagaaaaacaaTTCATTCAATAAATGTGAATTTCTGTTAAGCTTGGCACACCTGAGAAACGGGGCCCATACAACCAGTTCTCTCGTTTAATTTGGACAATTTAGAAGATTCATGTAGCGCATCCTTTTGAGAACTTCacttttttgtgtacatttacaATGTTCTGGGCAGATAATGTGTACAATATCCTTAGATCGGTGAATATGAGCCGCTGTGCAACAGAGGGTTCAAGAAATGAAAGCTACCTTCAACAGAGGGTTCAAGAAATGAAAGCTACCTTCAACAGAGGGTTCAAGAAATGAAAGCTACCTTCAACAGAGGGCTCAAGAAATGAAAGCTACCTTCAACAGAGGGCTCAAGAAATGAAAGCTACCTTCAACAGAGGGTTCAAGAAATGAAAGCTACCTTCAACAGAGGGCTCAAGAAATGAAAGCTACCTTCAACAGAGGGCTCAAGAAATGAAAGCTACCTTCAACAGAGGGCTCAAGAAATGAAAGCTACCTTCAACAGAGGGTTCAAGAAATGAAAGCTACCTTCAACAGAGGGTTCAAGAAATGAAAGCTACCTTCAACAGAGGGTTCAAGAAATGAAAGCTACCTTCAACAGAGGGTTCAAGAAATGAAAGCTACCTTCAACAGAGGGCTCAAGAAATGAAAGCTACCTTCAACAGAGGGCTCAAGAAATGAAAGCTACCTTCAACAGAGGGTTCAAGAAATGAAAGCTACCTTCAACAGAGGGCTCAAGAAATGAAAGCTACCTTCAACAGAGGGCTCAAGAAATGAAAGCTACCTTCAACAGAGGGTTCAAGAAATGAAAGCTACCTTCAACAGAGG encodes:
- the LOC117402556 gene encoding cytospin-A-like isoform X1, whose product is MGNLIAKESSAVEETDQQTGGQGPVDHVSYMPHEGQGPVLPFSYMPQSHTSPDRAALSPPPHSTPAVPGKPDRSYSEDNVTMDTGEDWSADRSSDRRKVSLPVTLGQDLPSEDLSRSQENLVVLDSTRRYKEEGKPVQTANWDIQPDNATIHHVRCTSAIKDSGYLSPAHSAQRHCSSPPSPETVSEPQRDQKDCSPVHWGEKDSGLDHSAEQDSTVADSPDDLEGFVKETKDRLRCSECGTQSDSATATDSESVRCLHMEKEDLLTEIKSLKEKMKVDSEEWSQFQADLQVAVSVADRLKSEAEDELSVLGTRLQETEAELSALRLLHQETEKEFDALKVSHEETVSEQVMLKAAYQEIEAELRVLRTGRQEQQVAVCCRAQDKHERSRTLDAGELLKERHLFKLPLASLPPPTVNGDSHHWKSTQSSTQLHSNEKDKASRGWRVEKPEEYCGSPALTAAGVHSEKFFIEQENIYSAYKKKQDDLTLALHNPVGMATLASLENKIRQRDGLSSLLKRHGGSKRNSLLRWCQNRTEGYQNIDITNFSSSWTDGLAFCAVYHTYLPNHIPYSRLSPLNKRDNLTLAFKTGDGIGIPQSLTVEEMLRAEGPDWQRVLEYVECIYKHFEM
- the LOC117402556 gene encoding cytospin-A-like isoform X2, with protein sequence MGNLIAKESSAVEETDQQTGGQGPVDHVSYMPHEGQGPVLPFSYMPQSHTSPDRAALSPPPHSTPAVPGKPDRSYSEDNVTMDTGEDWSADRSSDRRKVSLPVTLGQDLPSEDLSRSQENLVVLDSTRRYKEEGKPVQTANWDIQPDNATIHHVRCTSAIKDSGYLSPAHSAQRHCSSPPSPETVSEPQRDQKDCSPVHWGEKDSGLDHSAEQDSTVADSPDDLEGFVKETKDRLRCSECGTQSDSATATDSESVRCLHMEKEDLLTEIKSLKEKMKVDSEEWSQFQADLQVAVSVADRLKSEAEDELSVLGTRLQETEAELSALRLLHQETEKEFDALKVSHEETVSEQVMLKAAYQEIEAELRVLRTGRQEQQVAVCCRAQDKHERSRTLDAGELLKERHLFKLPLASLPPPTVNGDSHHWKSTQSSTQLHSNEKDKASRGWRVEKPEEYCGSPALTAAEKKQDDLTLALHNPVGMATLASLENKIRQRDGLSSLLKRHGGSKRNSLLRWCQNRTEGYQNIDITNFSSSWTDGLAFCAVYHTYLPNHIPYSRLSPLNKRDNLTLAFKTGDGIGIPQSLTVEEMLRAEGPDWQRVLEYVECIYKHFEM